A single region of the Agromyces sp. Leaf222 genome encodes:
- a CDS encoding AAA family ATPase codes for MSTADAAPNHARVGAAEVFLITGVMAAGKSTVAQVLAGRLPYAAHVRGDGFRRMLVSGRAEMSNPLSPAAEAQLELRHRLAATVADAYADAGISAVVQDLYLGEDLERMVGRICHRPLSVIVLAPRPDVVEAREASRPKRGYGDWSVADFDAALRETPRLGLWIDSSELSVEATVDLILERRAEARVSDG; via the coding sequence ATGTCGACCGCCGATGCCGCCCCGAATCACGCCCGCGTCGGGGCAGCTGAGGTGTTCCTCATCACCGGCGTCATGGCGGCCGGCAAGTCCACCGTGGCGCAGGTGCTCGCCGGGCGGCTGCCGTACGCCGCGCACGTTCGCGGCGACGGATTCCGGCGCATGCTCGTCTCGGGCCGTGCCGAGATGTCGAATCCGCTGAGTCCGGCGGCCGAGGCGCAACTCGAGCTGCGGCATCGCCTCGCGGCGACCGTCGCCGACGCCTATGCCGACGCCGGCATCTCGGCGGTCGTCCAGGACCTCTACCTCGGCGAGGACCTCGAACGCATGGTCGGCCGGATCTGCCATCGTCCGCTCTCGGTGATCGTGCTCGCCCCGCGGCCGGACGTCGTCGAGGCGCGCGAGGCGTCGCGCCCGAAGCGCGGTTACGGCGACTGGTCCGTTGCCGACTTCGACGCCGCGCTGCGCGAGACGCCCCGGCTCGGCCTCTGGATCGACTCGTCGGAGCTCAGCGTCGAGGCGACGGTCGACCTCATCCTCGAGCGACGGGCCGAGGCGCGCGTCTC